The following proteins come from a genomic window of Methanosarcina sp. MTP4:
- a CDS encoding XTP/dITP diphosphatase: MRKIIFVTGNKGKFAEVRDILASRGIEVTQNKNGYPEYQEDELEPIAAHGAQYVANKLNVPAMVDDSGIFIKALNGFPGPYSRYVEDNLGNLKVLKLMEEEEDRTAYFKTVIGYCEPGKEPLVFPGVVEGKIAYEERGTGGFGYDPIFEYQGMTFGELGDVEKNKLSHRRRAIDHFLEWIDSQV; this comes from the coding sequence ATGCGTAAAATTATCTTTGTTACGGGAAATAAAGGCAAGTTTGCCGAGGTCCGGGACATCCTCGCTTCCCGGGGAATCGAAGTTACCCAGAACAAAAATGGGTACCCTGAGTACCAGGAAGATGAACTGGAACCTATCGCCGCCCACGGGGCTCAGTACGTCGCAAACAAACTGAACGTGCCGGCAATGGTAGACGACTCGGGAATTTTCATAAAAGCCTTAAACGGTTTTCCAGGACCTTACTCCCGTTATGTGGAGGATAACCTCGGAAACCTTAAAGTGCTCAAGCTTATGGAAGAGGAAGAAGACCGGACAGCCTATTTCAAAACCGTAATTGGCTACTGTGAACCCGGAAAAGAGCCCCTGGTCTTTCCCGGAGTGGTGGAAGGCAAAATCGCTTACGAAGAACGCGGGACCGGGGGCTTCGGCTACGACCCGATATTCGAGTACCAGGGCATGACCTTCGGGGAACTCGGGGATGTCGAGAAAAACAAGCTTTCCCACCGTCGCAGGGCCATCGATCATTTTCTGGAATGGATTGATAGCCAGGTCTGA
- a CDS encoding cyclase family protein has protein sequence MIILLNFPAPGKVIDITVPISHSTRVFPGDPEPSIKSVYNLEVDGCAVSKLSFGSHTGTHVDAPSHILKDGKPVDNLELEGLIGRAVILDFSSKTGPLSVDILESAFRNAGSTEGITVLLLKTKKTGFRTRARSDLNDADARQAADSGNRKNGEKGDFEESVYLEESTAAWIVNNGFTTVGIDDFSVDSLASENLPAHHILLSNRVNIVECLDLSPVEAGNYFFICLPLKIVGCDGAPARAVLLYE, from the coding sequence GTGATCATCCTGCTGAACTTTCCTGCTCCGGGAAAAGTAATCGACATCACGGTTCCTATCTCTCATTCTACCAGGGTCTTTCCCGGAGACCCGGAGCCTTCAATCAAAAGCGTCTATAATCTTGAAGTAGACGGTTGCGCAGTTTCAAAGCTCTCTTTCGGGAGTCATACCGGCACCCATGTTGATGCCCCTTCCCATATTCTGAAAGACGGAAAACCGGTTGACAACCTGGAACTCGAAGGTCTGATAGGCAGGGCAGTAATTCTGGACTTTTCTTCAAAAACCGGGCCTCTTTCAGTGGATATCCTTGAATCCGCATTCCGGAATGCCGGCAGTACTGAGGGAATTACGGTCCTCCTCCTGAAAACAAAAAAAACTGGATTCCGAACCAGGGCCAGGTCGGACCTGAATGATGCCGATGCCCGGCAAGCTGCGGATTCGGGAAACAGAAAAAACGGGGAAAAAGGAGATTTCGAGGAGTCAGTTTATCTAGAAGAAAGTACCGCAGCCTGGATCGTCAATAACGGGTTTACCACTGTCGGAATAGACGACTTCTCCGTGGACAGCCTTGCTTCCGAAAACCTTCCTGCTCATCACATACTGCTTTCAAACCGGGTAAATATCGTGGAGTGCCTGGACCTGAGTCCCGTGGAAGCCGGGAACTACTTCTTCATCTGCCTGCCCCTGAAAATCGTGGGTTGTGACGGGGCTCCCGCAAGAGCTGTCCTGCTTTATGAATAG
- a CDS encoding 4Fe-4S binding protein, translating to MRRCFGCKRCGKCKDVCPTGAIYEEKELAKIDQDKYTQCMICIDECTNKSTIYME from the coding sequence ATACGTCGTTGTTTTGGATGTAAAAGGTGCGGAAAATGTAAGGACGTCTGCCCTACGGGCGCCATATACGAGGAAAAAGAACTGGCGAAAATCGACCAGGATAAATATACCCAGTGCATGATATGCATTGACGAGTGCACGAACAAATCAACAATTTACATGGAATAA
- a CDS encoding radical SAM protein, with product MEKFTEEETGSFYNYLPEGCQLCQQGAKLVLFVTGLCPKSCFYCPLSDERRGKDLVFANERPVINDADLLEEAKLMDALGAGITGGEPLLKIDRVLHYISLLKSSFGKEHHIHLYTAMAPDRETLEKLAKAGLDEIRFHPPQEIWDKLEQSPYSKAVKNAKDLEILAGIEIPALEGAEKVAVFAEKEGIFLNLNELEFSENNSEALLGRGFVLESDTSNAVAGSLEHAKAALSACKKAHFCSSSYKDAVQLRKRLQRIAKNTAREFDEVTEDGTLMYGVIEGEDRLAREMVEKLLQELEVPKELFETKENSIEIAWWVLEELNEDIKEKLEACKARAKLFVIERYPFEDGMVVELVPL from the coding sequence ATGGAAAAGTTCACTGAAGAAGAGACAGGCTCTTTTTACAATTATCTCCCCGAAGGTTGTCAGCTCTGCCAGCAGGGTGCTAAACTGGTGCTTTTTGTGACGGGCCTCTGTCCGAAAAGCTGTTTTTACTGCCCACTCTCGGACGAGAGACGGGGAAAAGACCTGGTCTTTGCAAACGAAAGGCCCGTAATAAACGATGCCGACTTACTTGAAGAAGCAAAGCTCATGGACGCTCTGGGGGCGGGAATCACCGGAGGAGAACCTCTCCTGAAAATCGATAGGGTCCTGCACTATATCAGCCTTCTTAAATCCAGTTTCGGAAAAGAGCACCATATCCATCTCTATACTGCTATGGCCCCTGACCGGGAAACCCTTGAAAAGCTCGCAAAAGCGGGGCTGGACGAGATTCGCTTCCATCCGCCACAGGAAATCTGGGATAAACTGGAGCAAAGCCCCTACTCCAAAGCCGTGAAAAACGCAAAGGACCTTGAAATCTTAGCAGGAATAGAGATTCCTGCCCTTGAAGGTGCTGAAAAGGTTGCTGTTTTTGCGGAGAAAGAAGGGATTTTCCTGAACCTGAACGAACTTGAATTTTCCGAAAATAACTCCGAAGCCCTTCTGGGCCGTGGTTTTGTCCTGGAATCGGACACCTCAAACGCTGTAGCAGGTTCTCTGGAACATGCAAAAGCCGCCCTTTCCGCCTGCAAAAAAGCACATTTCTGCTCTTCAAGTTATAAAGATGCCGTCCAGCTCCGCAAAAGGCTCCAGAGGATTGCAAAGAACACTGCAAGAGAATTTGATGAGGTTACTGAAGACGGGACTCTCATGTACGGAGTGATTGAAGGAGAAGACCGTTTGGCCCGGGAAATGGTGGAAAAGCTCCTGCAAGAGCTCGAAGTTCCCAAAGAACTTTTTGAAACAAAAGAAAACAGCATTGAGATTGCCTGGTGGGTTCTGGAAGAACTCAATGAAGATATAAAGGAGAAGCTGGAGGCATGTAAAGCCAGAGCCAAGCTTTTTGTTATCGAAAGGTATCCTTTTGAAGATGGGATGGTTGTGGAATTGGTCCCTCTTTGA
- a CDS encoding polysaccharide deacetylase family protein, translating into MLTIEDCDFTTHKFCQLCEAISSTYPTVTMNEYLNNKHPERFILMRHDVDRMPGNSLTTAKIEHELGIRATYYFRSCKSVFKPDIICKIRDMGHEIGYHYETLSEANGNSEKAIDIFRSHLDDFRQICEVKTISMHGRPLSKYNNLNLWNNHDFRDFGIIGEAYLSAGDDLNYLSDTGRTWSFGSNLRDYIPGKNEQVFANTTADLIELIKNEEYNNFYILTHPERWSSSISGWGLYYSADLAVNIGKKILMKRNSESQGMRRIRNNSLSITVDVEDWYHIPSVSGSAFSVYKDVNEFFEKWNDRYDYLSEPTKRILDILDEFNITATFFVVADIAEHYPGLIELISERGHEIACHGAHHTCSIDPKTKKPLMSVEEFETSTLEAKKILERISGQEVIGYRAPNAMVTGWMLDSLENIGFKYDSSVSVNSLYNKSDSSLKGVSSVPYYPSKGCLEPAESRNFIEFPWAYYNMGVKVPSSGGPMLRFLGSHFIFKGLKQSLNRGHTIFYFHPIDISNEKFPSIGNGRPLYWILKGKIVEKRIRHVLKKLDNVKKVPLRDLLGNHHGI; encoded by the coding sequence ATGCTGACTATTGAAGATTGCGATTTCACAACCCATAAATTTTGTCAACTCTGTGAGGCAATATCCAGCACCTACCCCACAGTAACGATGAATGAATATCTGAATAACAAGCATCCAGAGCGTTTCATATTAATGCGCCACGATGTTGACAGGATGCCGGGAAACTCTCTAACGACTGCAAAGATTGAACACGAACTCGGCATAAGAGCAACATACTATTTCAGATCATGTAAAAGTGTGTTCAAACCTGATATCATATGCAAGATCAGGGACATGGGCCATGAAATCGGCTATCATTACGAGACCTTGAGTGAGGCAAACGGAAATTCCGAAAAGGCTATCGACATTTTCCGGTCCCATCTGGATGATTTCAGACAGATTTGCGAGGTAAAAACGATCTCAATGCACGGAAGACCCCTGTCAAAATACAATAACCTCAACCTCTGGAATAACCATGATTTCAGGGACTTCGGAATAATCGGGGAAGCCTACCTCTCAGCAGGAGATGATCTCAACTACCTCTCCGATACCGGAAGAACATGGAGCTTCGGAAGCAATTTAAGGGATTATATTCCCGGTAAAAATGAACAGGTCTTTGCGAATACAACTGCGGATCTTATAGAGTTGATAAAAAATGAAGAATATAATAATTTTTATATATTAACTCATCCGGAGAGATGGTCTTCAAGTATTTCTGGATGGGGCTTATATTATTCAGCGGATCTTGCAGTTAATATCGGGAAGAAGATTTTGATGAAACGTAATAGTGAGAGCCAGGGTATGAGGAGGATAAGAAATAATAGTTTGTCTATTACAGTCGACGTTGAAGACTGGTACCATATTCCGTCGGTTTCTGGTTCTGCCTTTTCGGTTTACAAAGATGTAAATGAATTTTTTGAAAAATGGAATGATAGGTATGACTACTTGAGTGAACCTACAAAAAGAATACTGGATATTCTGGATGAATTTAACATAACTGCCACATTTTTTGTTGTTGCCGATATCGCAGAACATTACCCGGGACTCATTGAATTAATTTCTGAAAGAGGGCATGAAATTGCATGTCATGGAGCGCATCATACATGCAGTATCGATCCAAAGACAAAAAAACCTCTGATGAGTGTTGAAGAATTTGAAACAAGTACCCTGGAGGCAAAGAAAATACTTGAAAGGATCTCCGGACAGGAAGTAATTGGGTACCGGGCACCAAATGCAATGGTAACAGGATGGATGCTTGACTCACTTGAAAATATCGGATTCAAGTACGATTCATCAGTGTCCGTAAATTCGCTGTATAATAAATCAGATTCTTCTTTGAAAGGTGTTTCCTCTGTCCCTTATTATCCATCTAAAGGGTGCCTGGAACCTGCCGAAAGCAGGAATTTTATTGAATTCCCCTGGGCCTATTATAATATGGGGGTTAAGGTCCCCAGTTCGGGAGGACCAATGCTGAGATTCCTTGGTTCTCATTTTATATTCAAAGGGCTGAAGCAGAGTTTGAACAGAGGCCATACGATATTTTATTTTCATCCAATTGATATTTCTAATGAGAAATTTCCATCTATTGGAAATGGTAGACCTTTATACTGGATTCTGAAAGGAAAAATAGTTGAAAAAAGAATTCGGCACGTATTAAAAAAGTTAGACAATGTTAAGAAAGTTCCTTTAAGAGATCTGCTAGGGAATCATCATGGAATTTGA
- a CDS encoding FemAB family XrtA/PEP-CTERM system-associated protein, which yields MEFEIKQLKPKDEKRWGDFVMENDRTTFYHQIGWKNVVQKTYDHEPYYLFAEDEVGNIAGIFPLFYMNNLFFGRRLVSVPFSPYGGVCAVDDSVEKALIDEAIDIGDNLGVDYCEFRNFKTNIYGNISCTRNFSTFLLDVSAGHENVWNKMNRNVRNRIRKGIKSNLKYEMEASLEGISTFYELYSWSMKRLGTPVHDQEFFRNIIKQFPGNVFTSRASLDGLPIASFYLLTFKDVLITAWGAALSEFFQYAPNDFMYWNCVEYASENNLSWVDFGRSLVNSGNQVFKTRWGCTEFPLNYSYYPPSMILRPPHDEYKKYAKVWSRLPLSLTAKIGPNIRRDIP from the coding sequence ATGGAATTTGAGATAAAGCAATTGAAACCAAAAGACGAAAAAAGGTGGGGAGACTTTGTCATGGAGAATGATAGGACAACATTTTATCATCAAATCGGGTGGAAAAATGTTGTCCAGAAAACCTATGACCATGAACCTTATTATTTGTTTGCTGAAGATGAGGTCGGAAACATAGCTGGTATTTTTCCACTTTTTTATATGAATAATCTGTTTTTTGGAAGACGTCTTGTATCCGTTCCGTTTTCTCCTTACGGTGGGGTTTGTGCTGTTGACGATTCTGTTGAGAAAGCATTAATTGACGAGGCAATTGATATCGGAGATAATCTGGGAGTGGATTATTGCGAGTTTCGGAATTTCAAAACTAATATTTATGGAAATATCAGTTGTACCAGAAACTTCTCCACTTTCCTTTTAGATGTTTCGGCAGGGCATGAGAATGTCTGGAACAAGATGAACAGAAATGTTAGAAATAGAATAAGAAAAGGAATAAAAAGTAATTTGAAATATGAAATGGAGGCAAGTTTGGAGGGGATCTCTACATTTTATGAGCTATATTCCTGGAGTATGAAACGGCTGGGTACTCCGGTTCATGATCAAGAATTTTTCAGGAACATCATTAAGCAATTTCCTGGTAATGTTTTTACATCCCGAGCAAGTTTAGATGGCCTTCCAATAGCTTCTTTCTATCTCCTGACATTCAAAGATGTGTTGATCACAGCATGGGGTGCAGCTCTGTCGGAGTTTTTCCAATATGCTCCTAATGATTTCATGTACTGGAATTGTGTGGAATATGCATCTGAAAATAATCTTTCGTGGGTTGATTTTGGTAGAAGTTTGGTTAATTCCGGCAATCAGGTATTTAAAACTCGCTGGGGTTGTACTGAATTTCCACTGAATTACTCTTATTACCCCCCGTCTATGATTCTGAGACCACCTCATGATGAATATAAAAAATATGCAAAGGTCTGGAGTAGATTGCCCTTATCATTGACAGCAAAAATAGGTCCCAACATCAGGAGAGACATACCCTGA
- a CDS encoding DegT/DnrJ/EryC1/StrS aminotransferase family protein: MIPISQAPIYPQEILKTTSEYFKTSANSRNNSTAYAKFRDEISNYLNCKYVNLTCSGFSGLYTIMRAYDLKKGDEVIVPAYTCKDVLRLVTTMGLKLKLVDIEPYTYNMDPDSLNKEISSKTRVVIATHMFGYPCSIDKITEISHDHGAMVIEDACQSMGAEYKEKKVGTYGDAGLFSLNMGKPITTIHGGIVCTDDSELSNKVSAINDTFKKYGFMHQIKTFTYMFGYSLCNVNAFYSLVYSLMGNKNLGETNSISYSELGDLMYKYTEFQASLGVKQLSKLDAYNNARIKNASYLMENLDKDGLFFPEVSEQMKPAYSRFPIYFENISRENCNKLINSFINSGIEVTPYLPESLPHLYNEKSSDFPIAEQMTNKTLTVPTHPNMDKKDLDKIVEILNHRFHVLH, encoded by the coding sequence ATGATCCCAATTTCCCAGGCGCCCATTTATCCACAAGAAATATTGAAGACTACGTCCGAATATTTTAAGACGTCTGCGAACTCAAGAAATAATTCAACTGCTTACGCAAAGTTTCGAGATGAAATATCCAATTACCTGAACTGCAAGTACGTGAACCTTACATGTTCCGGTTTTTCCGGCTTGTATACCATAATGAGAGCCTATGATTTAAAAAAAGGTGATGAAGTTATTGTTCCTGCCTACACCTGTAAAGATGTTCTACGCCTTGTTACTACAATGGGGCTGAAACTCAAATTAGTTGATATCGAGCCTTACACATATAATATGGATCCTGACAGCCTTAATAAAGAAATATCAAGTAAAACCAGGGTTGTCATTGCAACTCACATGTTCGGTTATCCCTGTTCTATAGATAAGATTACGGAAATCTCCCATGACCACGGAGCCATGGTAATTGAAGATGCCTGCCAGTCAATGGGGGCTGAATATAAAGAAAAGAAAGTCGGTACTTATGGAGATGCAGGGTTATTCAGTTTGAATATGGGAAAGCCAATCACTACGATTCATGGTGGCATTGTTTGTACCGATGACAGTGAACTTTCGAATAAGGTCTCTGCAATAAATGATACTTTTAAAAAATATGGTTTTATGCATCAAATTAAAACCTTTACATATATGTTTGGATATTCGCTTTGCAATGTTAATGCTTTTTATTCATTAGTGTATAGTCTAATGGGGAATAAAAATCTGGGGGAGACAAACTCAATCTCATATTCTGAGCTTGGGGATTTGATGTATAAGTATACAGAGTTTCAGGCTAGTCTGGGCGTAAAGCAACTATCAAAGTTAGATGCTTATAACAATGCCAGGATTAAAAATGCCAGCTACCTGATGGAAAATTTAGATAAGGATGGTTTATTTTTTCCAGAAGTATCCGAACAGATGAAACCGGCATATTCTCGCTTTCCAATCTACTTTGAAAATATAAGCAGAGAAAATTGCAATAAACTCATAAATTCATTTATAAATTCAGGAATAGAAGTAACTCCATATCTGCCAGAATCACTTCCACACCTGTACAATGAAAAATCTTCAGATTTCCCAATAGCTGAACAGATGACAAATAAAACCTTAACCGTACCTACTCATCCAAACATGGACAAAAAAGATCTGGATAAGATCGTTGAAATACTAAATCATCGTTTTCATGTGTTACATTAA
- a CDS encoding DUF354 domain-containing protein yields MRILFNICHPAQVHLFKYVIRGLENKGHECKITAIDKDVSLNLLDAYGFDYEVVGSARSGLFSKAVELIEIDKRVYNIAKYFKPDILVGGSGNAYSAHIGKLIGKPSIIFEDSEKGTIEHLLTNPFATVICTTSSFKKELGAKQISFDGYKELAYLHPNRFHPKQAVLDELGFTGEDTFIILRFVAWDADHDIGHQGIQNKIEFVKELEKYGRVLITSEEKLGSELEKYRVSVSPEKLHDLLYYTQMLVGDSQTMTTEAAVLGVPAIRCNSFVGNNDMSNFIELEQKYNLIFNYSDSGEALKKAVELINKPERKEEWDKKRERLLKEKIDVTAFMTWFIESYPDSFKEMKENPDFQYNFR; encoded by the coding sequence ATGAGGATACTTTTCAATATTTGTCATCCGGCTCAAGTTCATTTATTTAAGTATGTCATCAGGGGTTTAGAGAATAAAGGACATGAATGCAAGATTACAGCAATTGATAAGGATGTTTCTTTGAATTTGCTGGATGCTTATGGTTTTGATTATGAAGTTGTCGGGTCTGCAAGGTCAGGGTTATTTTCTAAAGCGGTTGAACTGATCGAAATTGATAAGCGAGTATATAATATAGCAAAGTATTTTAAACCGGATATCCTGGTAGGGGGTTCCGGGAATGCCTACAGTGCTCATATTGGAAAATTGATTGGAAAACCTTCTATTATTTTTGAGGATTCCGAAAAAGGGACAATTGAACATCTTCTGACAAATCCTTTTGCAACTGTTATTTGCACTACATCTTCATTCAAAAAGGAACTCGGGGCAAAACAGATTTCATTCGATGGCTACAAGGAGTTGGCATACCTCCATCCCAATCGCTTTCATCCAAAACAGGCAGTACTTGATGAGCTGGGTTTTACCGGGGAAGATACTTTCATAATTTTAAGATTTGTTGCGTGGGATGCGGATCATGATATCGGCCATCAGGGCATACAAAATAAAATAGAGTTTGTAAAAGAACTTGAAAAATACGGGCGTGTGTTAATCACTTCTGAAGAAAAACTGGGTTCTGAACTGGAAAAATACAGGGTTTCGGTTTCACCGGAAAAACTTCATGATTTACTATACTATACGCAAATGCTGGTGGGCGATAGTCAGACAATGACGACCGAAGCTGCAGTTTTAGGGGTTCCCGCAATACGCTGTAATTCTTTTGTAGGAAACAATGATATGTCGAATTTTATAGAGCTTGAGCAAAAGTATAATCTTATTTTCAATTATAGTGACTCTGGAGAAGCGTTAAAAAAAGCAGTTGAGCTTATAAATAAACCAGAGCGTAAAGAAGAATGGGATAAGAAAAGAGAAAGGTTATTGAAAGAAAAAATAGATGTTACAGCATTCATGACATGGTTCATTGAAAGTTATCCTGATAGTTTTAAGGAAATGAAAGAAAATCCGGATTTCCAATATAATTTTAGATAA
- the wecB gene encoding non-hydrolyzing UDP-N-acetylglucosamine 2-epimerase codes for MKIASIVGVRPQFVKASVVSKELRKKHDEILIHTGQHYDYHMNNVFFSELNIPEPDYFLGIGSGSHGFQTGEMLKKIEEVLIKEEPDLVLTYGDTNSTLAGALAASKLHVKTAHVESGLRSFDKSMPEEINRILTDHCSDLLFCPTKNAVSNLKNEGITDNVHLTGDVMADSLLYNKKIAENKSNILNDLGLQSKSYFLTTIHRASNTDNKENLKNIVDAFSELKETVVFPVHPRTEKFLKEYGMYDKLKSSVELVKPLGFLDFIKLMNHAKMILTDSGGIQKEAYILKIPCITLRENTEWGETVEDGWNVLVGANKDKILEMVNGFHPSLKTHEDRFGNGNASEKIVSIIDTQ; via the coding sequence ATGAAAATCGCCAGCATAGTAGGTGTGAGACCTCAATTCGTAAAGGCATCCGTGGTATCAAAAGAGTTGAGAAAAAAACATGATGAAATATTGATTCATACTGGCCAGCACTATGACTATCATATGAATAATGTTTTTTTCAGTGAACTAAACATCCCTGAACCGGATTATTTTCTGGGAATCGGTTCGGGTTCACACGGCTTTCAAACAGGTGAAATGCTGAAGAAAATAGAAGAAGTACTTATCAAAGAAGAACCCGATCTTGTGTTGACTTATGGGGATACAAATTCAACGCTTGCCGGAGCCCTTGCAGCCTCCAAACTTCATGTAAAAACTGCTCATGTAGAATCCGGGTTAAGAAGTTTTGACAAATCAATGCCTGAGGAAATAAACAGGATTCTGACAGACCACTGCTCTGACCTTCTTTTCTGCCCGACCAAGAACGCGGTTAGCAATTTAAAAAACGAAGGAATCACTGATAATGTGCATTTAACAGGGGATGTGATGGCGGATTCCCTGCTTTACAATAAAAAGATTGCAGAAAACAAATCAAATATCCTGAATGACCTTGGTTTACAAAGCAAAAGCTATTTCTTAACCACAATTCACAGGGCAAGTAACACAGACAACAAAGAGAATCTTAAAAATATTGTTGATGCTTTTTCCGAATTAAAAGAAACTGTTGTATTCCCGGTACATCCGAGAACTGAAAAATTCTTAAAAGAATATGGGATGTATGATAAGCTGAAGTCATCTGTTGAACTGGTAAAACCACTCGGCTTTCTTGATTTCATAAAACTGATGAACCATGCAAAAATGATACTTACGGATTCCGGCGGCATTCAAAAAGAGGCATATATCCTGAAAATTCCATGCATCACATTGAGGGAAAATACCGAATGGGGTGAAACGGTTGAAGATGGGTGGAATGTCCTGGTTGGAGCCAATAAAGACAAAATTCTTGAAATGGTAAATGGATTTCATCCTTCATTGAAGACACACGAAGACAGATTCGGAAATGGAAATGCAAGTGAAAAGATTGTTTCTATTATCGACACTCAATAA
- a CDS encoding flippase gives MFNLKLSKMMEDVQWSFISLATASLSHLLLRIVLGKELGPSGLGLYTLVFTIYIFGMHFAAFGIGVALTKYLAEYDDDLPRVKGFVSSGLLGSIVSGSMMGVLMYLLSGIIAIQFFHSPEMVDLLKITAFCFPFIAMQKAVIGALNGLRKMKWYAVVNIAQSVSVMTVSIVLVLLLDLGVRGAVIGFVAPTILVGILSLIIIREYFSANSADMNAVLKEVFRFGFYIVIANSIGMINVQIDSLMVGHFMSEIDVGYYAVAIIFVEGLRLIPDSVQRITTPAIANYYGKQKYENIHELMKNSMLKVLAITIFISFTLIVLGQFLIEVLFKEEFLPAYYPLLILLVGYSVYAPILSISGALAGIGKVALMSKLSFICAVMNTILNILLIPKYGITGAAIATSISLIFTASLKLYFIKLYIPKPSAIIWTEGPEKDVLR, from the coding sequence ATGTTCAACCTAAAATTGAGCAAAATGATGGAAGATGTCCAGTGGTCGTTTATCAGCCTGGCGACAGCCTCCCTATCACATCTGTTGCTTAGAATCGTGCTCGGCAAAGAACTGGGGCCCTCGGGACTCGGCCTCTACACCCTGGTCTTTACCATCTACATTTTTGGCATGCACTTTGCAGCGTTCGGTATTGGTGTAGCCCTGACCAAATACCTTGCCGAATATGATGACGACCTGCCCAGGGTAAAGGGATTTGTTTCATCTGGACTTTTAGGGTCCATAGTAAGCGGGTCTATGATGGGGGTACTAATGTACCTGCTATCAGGAATTATAGCTATCCAGTTTTTTCACAGTCCCGAAATGGTCGACCTTCTGAAGATCACAGCATTCTGTTTTCCGTTCATAGCCATGCAGAAAGCCGTCATTGGGGCTTTGAACGGTCTGCGGAAGATGAAATGGTATGCCGTTGTGAACATCGCTCAGAGTGTATCTGTGATGACCGTGTCAATAGTTCTGGTGTTACTGCTGGATTTGGGCGTAAGAGGTGCAGTAATAGGTTTTGTAGCCCCGACAATTTTAGTGGGAATATTATCATTGATAATTATCAGAGAGTATTTTTCTGCCAACTCGGCAGACATGAATGCAGTCCTTAAAGAAGTGTTCCGGTTCGGGTTCTACATCGTCATTGCAAATTCAATCGGGATGATCAATGTGCAGATCGACAGCCTGATGGTAGGTCATTTCATGAGTGAGATTGATGTAGGGTACTATGCTGTTGCAATAATCTTTGTAGAGGGGTTAAGATTAATTCCCGACTCAGTTCAAAGAATAACAACCCCCGCCATAGCAAATTACTATGGGAAACAGAAATATGAAAACATACACGAACTGATGAAAAATAGCATGTTAAAAGTTTTAGCAATTACCATATTTATTTCTTTTACACTCATAGTGCTGGGCCAATTTTTGATAGAGGTGTTGTTTAAAGAGGAGTTCCTACCAGCATACTATCCTCTCTTGATTCTACTAGTTGGTTATTCCGTATATGCTCCAATTCTTTCAATCAGTGGGGCTCTTGCTGGTATCGGAAAAGTGGCTTTGATGTCCAAATTATCTTTTATATGTGCTGTGATGAACACAATACTGAACATTCTCCTAATACCGAAATACGGGATAACAGGGGCAGCAATTGCCACATCCATTTCTTTAATCTTCACAGCGTCATTAAAATTATACTTCATAAAGTTATATATCCCAAAACCTTCAGCCATTATATGGACTGAGGGTCCGGAAAAGGATGTTTTACGTTAA